In Paenibacillus larvae subsp. larvae, the following proteins share a genomic window:
- a CDS encoding MBL fold metallo-hydrolase yields the protein MLLRYFYDEKLAHASYLVGCQATGESIVIDPARDVLPYLETAQAEGLTVVAAAETHIHADFISGVREIGEEHKAMLYVSGEGGPDWSYAFMSDKVKHRIVKDGDRFHVGRIEFEVLHTPGHTPESVSFLLTDRGGGADCPMGIFTGDFVFVGDVGRPDLLEKAVGLAGTAVQGARQMFQSLQRFTELPEYAQVWPAHGAGSACGKALGAIPSSTVGYEKRFNWGLSFDAESAFTTALLAGQPEPPTYFPRMKRMNREGPALLSHLPEPKRIEGTIAAAAGLVERGAVIIDTRPCTGFAAGHVKGTINLPYNRSFTSWAGWLIEDERPLYIMGEAELLPGIVRDMRSIGIDRIEGIIETSAMWRDTHAAMAGLQSYPEVTPKDIAGKVQGGELTVVDVRSGAEWEEGHIPGAQHILLGKLPERIHEVPTDKPVLVQCRTGGRSAIAASILQAHGYTNVMNLQGGIVQWSEEGLPIIK from the coding sequence ATGCTGCTGCGTTATTTTTATGATGAGAAACTGGCTCACGCTTCGTATCTCGTGGGCTGCCAAGCGACGGGAGAGTCGATCGTTATCGACCCGGCCCGTGATGTTCTACCGTATTTAGAGACGGCACAGGCTGAAGGATTAACAGTCGTTGCCGCTGCGGAAACCCACATCCACGCTGATTTCATATCAGGCGTCCGCGAAATAGGGGAAGAACACAAGGCAATGCTGTACGTATCAGGCGAAGGCGGTCCGGATTGGTCCTATGCTTTCATGAGTGATAAGGTCAAGCACCGGATTGTGAAAGACGGAGACCGATTCCATGTGGGCAGAATCGAATTTGAGGTTCTGCATACACCGGGACATACTCCCGAGAGCGTATCATTCCTATTGACTGACCGGGGCGGAGGAGCTGATTGTCCGATGGGCATTTTCACTGGCGACTTCGTATTTGTCGGCGATGTTGGCCGGCCGGATCTACTGGAGAAGGCGGTTGGGCTGGCAGGCACTGCTGTGCAGGGGGCGCGGCAGATGTTCCAATCCCTTCAGCGCTTCACGGAGTTGCCTGAATATGCCCAGGTATGGCCGGCACACGGGGCGGGCAGTGCATGCGGCAAGGCGCTCGGTGCAATTCCGTCCTCTACTGTAGGCTATGAGAAACGCTTCAATTGGGGCTTGTCCTTTGATGCTGAGTCGGCGTTTACCACCGCCTTATTAGCCGGGCAGCCCGAGCCCCCAACTTATTTTCCCCGTATGAAGCGGATGAACCGGGAAGGTCCGGCGCTTCTTTCCCATCTTCCCGAACCAAAGCGGATTGAGGGAACGATAGCAGCTGCCGCCGGCCTTGTGGAAAGAGGAGCTGTTATCATTGATACGAGGCCTTGCACGGGTTTTGCAGCCGGGCACGTGAAGGGAACGATTAATCTGCCTTACAACCGTTCCTTTACATCATGGGCCGGATGGCTCATAGAAGACGAACGGCCGTTGTACATTATGGGGGAGGCGGAACTACTGCCAGGGATTGTCCGTGACATGCGTTCCATCGGTATCGACCGGATTGAGGGGATAATTGAAACTTCCGCGATGTGGAGGGATACCCATGCTGCAATGGCTGGTTTGCAATCATATCCTGAGGTAACGCCTAAAGACATTGCCGGCAAGGTTCAAGGCGGGGAACTGACAGTTGTGGACGTGCGTTCCGGGGCGGAATGGGAGGAAGGCCATATCCCGGGTGCGCAGCATATCCTGCTTGGGAAGCTGCCGGAGCGCATTCACGAGGTGCCAACCGACAAGCCGGTACTGGTCCAATGCCGGACAGGAGGGCGCTCGGCAATTGCTGCAAGCATTTTGCAGGCTCACGGCTACACAAACGTCA